A genomic segment from Blastopirellula marina encodes:
- a CDS encoding tetratricopeptide repeat protein, whose translation MLPLFRPLAWSFVFAVCLPLIATAAEGDIEDATSVDNTLYVLAPTPIRDALQDRKYDEAIQLIDADLAKDGGDKEQLLYLKGRALHFAGKYEEAVKVFEEQLKRFPDAKWSRKAKFAIGIAHARRGDYRSAEAAYREQARYLLSLDRKEEVAEIYLNLASVAYECGEETKDNNEYTKALQFYQKALEVGPKPKTRDKINLQIARSQNHLGRQGDAINVYANLVSNSTDLPIKLIARYELGDLYLHAGQQAAARKTWEDLLALHEGEDSPLLPKAAFRLAETYSFPNPPSEQDLELGVAALEEYLANYPEHESVPEAHFQLARAFSSRGRGDDAVQALQSFLKIEQFASTDAYAEARFLLGAIYAQQNKFDEAIAAWSEYLSKHPTHSKWSEAQQRIINTQYQKAEFAYSEKQYDEARKLWREFLVKYPVDSRSQQIQFQIGESFHRQENWAEAISSWQQLASKFPGSQIAAQAKYHIALTTEQKLGKLAESIELYKELAGTPFASQAQERITRLTGEQLELATLRKFRSNQKPSIQLKTRNLEKVTVQIYPIDLETYFRKMQTTGGIESLDIALIDPAKSFTFEVPKYEKYRLDTHDVEIPIPLPGDKDGDKVAEAGVVAVTVTGATKEATTVVLQSDLDMIVKSSRDEVFVYAQNMKTGKPWGNVRLLMSNGSEVFAEATTGEDGVYRASRDELHGSGDIRVLGVIEGHSAANIVNLSGLDVARGLERRGYLYTDRPAYRPGQLVHVRGIIRHVKDDRYTVPSGETYQLEVLDPRGRSLLYREVKLSNFGSAGGHLLLPAQSPVGSYQVVMKSSKNKEEAYYGNFQVAEFQLPRIFLEIETEEDVYYRGEVVKGTITAKYYHGDPVINRNLQYFLDGKQIDAQTNNKGQVEFELPTRDLRDSKVVQIQARMPSENASTAKSVFISSVGFTINASIVRDTYLSGESFDVSASVKDLEGEPLETDLTLSVMRLASDGPGQAQEVLVSKDELKSNAKGEARQTLTLEKGGNYILRFTGVDRFKHDISAQTSVNISDENDRIRLHILADRHLLKSGEKASVDVHWRGEPTMALVTFEGSKILDYRLVELKSGKNALKFDVDTFLAPNFQLAIAAMTDVKKNVKLEDTESPIRFHTADSVFEVERDLRIELKLPKNAQPGDTVKAELKTTDALGNPLPAEVSLALVEKSLLDQFPPNWTKPSDFWQGNPRVFAMRATSSIDFHYQPTTEEIDEQLLAEEERLEAAEEIRLELSDFSRANSRDFDGVANDPFGAAPSDANADDYGSNANTSGMGGYGGGFGGGGGFGGMMGRPGYAQPNAPPPMSELQAAAQPQSQRLRARASITEKELLAGKKVVAGQRELYDFQLGEQQLGWGAKDVRWDDMSTFQERSWYFDSQGNANLGVQVLDAQGRYSNRAIQVADGGVANPDFLFALVDEAAKNGDLLLPGLPPQETAFWAPNLVTNEKGLASVEITLPPNSTTWKMLSKGITVETLAGETEAELTVAKPLFADLTLPMALQSGDSIKIPVRVFKTNGKPAKVELALEISIGEKKVTQKKTIEFKEETEYDLLIPLEIDPASVKSADPAVAEFRLEVRSGDMADVQRQSVPIRLRSYRIVRSAAGQASSDMTAVVKYPEGMPWENPMLHIVIGPNVRSDLISVLDPPVVPLYRCGTIAATPIDTLTSDILAGIALENLLKQSPDQGGPSLDSVKSKVDAAIASLIVMQNDNGGFSWSGSQSATNRYSTARALWALAAARKAGHRIDTDLIQKSVYALKNEIPKLPVGDYDSKATLLHALTIADAGDFSLANQLHRNRPSLTASGCAYLALTFAEMNRNDTARELTDLVKTKIGQQGIAGWNSSDVESKALYALCVLATQPKSPEMTKVAQEVLHLRNGHRWLPDKATGPAMMAVCGWTSGQTLAADEYQLAILVNDQAVKTLKIDAKSLTQSVEIPADFLKRDKQETVRFQLTGRGEFTYRCELSADVPLDKLKSNTSRWYVRRYYDPAPLRFDGEEIPRGFGVVSGSYQSFRNDLTELPSGERGQVHVSIYRSNVRNDEEEQQMEYLVVTEPIPAGATVDPSSISGSFERYEIHPGYILFYLGPSRGSRHLNYELVGIQPGNFYTGPTLAQDVYRPESLAVGESKSLKVLANGEESSDKYRLTPQELFELGRRKFEKGDFAGAEGHLTELFSNWSLDNNPFRETTKMLFDIHLQANHSAEAVKFFELLIEKFPDEQIPFAKLLKVGDAYNELGEYERSYLVFRATVEANFMVESQVAGFLVDQGEVIRSIKVMEDLLKNSPQESYTAIAEYALATDVYGNAAQAAASREAKNLKLTKVHFLKKSLQMLEQFLTTHPEDPSADEAAFALASGMTELEQYDQTIKLCKKFTDRYPKSDYLSSYWYLTAFCHFALSQPEQALEMSDKVAQSVPASQQNSNSVAAQNRWRAIYIMGQIHHSLNQAAKAIANYTEVKDRFVDAAQAINYFTRQAISLEEVTSFLPDEKVHLTLDYRNVKDCEIKVYRIDLMKFGLLQRNLQKITTINLAGIQPLHETTIALGDGKDYQDKEKDVPLPLKEEGAYLIVARADNLHASGLVLISPLKLDVNEDQVSGRVRVTVKNKLKDTYVDDVHVKVIGTNNSDFVSGDTDLRGIFIGDGIRGRSTVIAQAEKGEYAFFRGTTDLALTQEELNRRSTWQVEQGVQQGEQVPMPQMDAKQELLEGIQSGNGVIQQEQRRNLDRFYRNDVKGGIKNFKF comes from the coding sequence ATGTTGCCGCTATTTCGACCGCTGGCGTGGAGTTTCGTCTTTGCTGTTTGCCTTCCTCTCATCGCGACGGCTGCCGAAGGCGACATCGAGGATGCAACCAGTGTCGATAACACACTTTACGTCCTGGCACCAACCCCTATTCGCGATGCCTTACAAGATCGCAAATACGACGAAGCGATTCAGCTGATCGACGCCGATCTGGCGAAAGATGGAGGGGACAAGGAGCAACTGCTTTACCTCAAGGGGCGAGCCCTGCATTTCGCTGGTAAATACGAAGAAGCCGTAAAGGTGTTTGAAGAGCAGCTGAAGCGGTTCCCGGACGCAAAATGGTCGCGCAAAGCCAAATTCGCCATAGGTATCGCTCATGCACGGCGGGGGGACTATCGCAGTGCGGAAGCAGCCTACCGCGAACAGGCTCGCTACCTTCTCTCGCTCGATCGCAAGGAAGAAGTCGCGGAAATCTACCTGAACCTGGCAAGCGTTGCCTACGAGTGCGGTGAAGAAACTAAGGACAACAACGAATACACCAAGGCGTTGCAGTTCTATCAGAAGGCCCTGGAAGTTGGCCCCAAACCCAAGACGCGGGACAAAATCAACCTTCAGATCGCTCGCAGCCAGAATCATCTGGGGCGTCAGGGAGATGCAATCAATGTCTATGCGAATTTGGTTTCCAACAGTACTGATCTGCCGATCAAGCTGATTGCCCGCTACGAACTAGGGGACCTTTACCTGCACGCAGGACAACAGGCAGCAGCACGGAAGACCTGGGAAGACCTGCTGGCCCTGCACGAAGGGGAAGACTCCCCGCTCCTGCCCAAGGCAGCATTTCGTCTCGCCGAAACGTATAGCTTTCCCAATCCCCCCTCCGAGCAAGACCTGGAACTCGGAGTCGCGGCCCTGGAAGAGTATTTGGCCAACTACCCGGAGCATGAAAGCGTTCCCGAGGCTCACTTCCAACTTGCCCGGGCATTCTCGAGTCGCGGACGTGGCGATGACGCCGTTCAGGCGCTGCAGTCATTTTTGAAGATCGAACAATTTGCCAGCACCGATGCCTATGCCGAAGCCCGATTTCTGTTGGGTGCTATCTATGCTCAGCAGAACAAGTTTGACGAAGCGATTGCCGCCTGGAGTGAATACCTCTCGAAGCATCCGACCCACTCGAAGTGGAGCGAGGCCCAGCAGCGTATTATCAACACCCAGTATCAGAAGGCCGAGTTTGCCTACTCCGAAAAGCAGTATGACGAGGCTCGCAAGCTCTGGCGAGAATTCCTGGTGAAATACCCGGTCGACTCGCGTTCGCAGCAGATCCAGTTTCAAATCGGAGAGAGCTTCCATCGGCAGGAAAACTGGGCCGAAGCGATCTCTTCATGGCAGCAATTGGCCAGTAAGTTCCCCGGGTCGCAGATCGCGGCTCAAGCGAAATACCACATCGCGCTGACGACCGAACAGAAGTTAGGGAAGCTTGCCGAATCGATCGAGCTTTACAAAGAGCTCGCCGGAACACCTTTCGCATCGCAAGCCCAAGAGCGCATCACACGACTAACCGGCGAGCAACTGGAACTCGCGACGCTCCGCAAATTTCGCTCGAATCAGAAGCCTTCGATTCAACTGAAAACACGGAACCTGGAAAAGGTAACCGTACAGATCTATCCAATTGATCTCGAAACTTATTTCCGGAAGATGCAAACCACCGGTGGTATCGAGAGCCTCGACATCGCTCTGATCGACCCGGCCAAGAGCTTTACCTTTGAGGTACCCAAATACGAGAAGTACCGTCTCGACACACATGACGTCGAAATTCCCATCCCGCTGCCTGGTGACAAAGATGGGGATAAGGTAGCGGAAGCCGGCGTGGTTGCCGTCACCGTTACCGGAGCCACGAAAGAAGCCACCACAGTCGTGCTACAGAGCGACTTGGACATGATCGTCAAAAGCTCACGCGACGAGGTGTTCGTCTACGCCCAGAACATGAAGACGGGCAAGCCGTGGGGGAATGTTCGTCTGTTGATGTCCAACGGCAGCGAAGTCTTCGCCGAAGCGACGACCGGTGAGGATGGTGTCTATCGAGCGAGTCGTGACGAGCTTCACGGCTCCGGCGATATCCGGGTGCTGGGTGTCATCGAGGGGCATTCAGCCGCGAACATCGTGAACCTAAGCGGACTCGATGTAGCTCGGGGACTCGAGCGACGCGGCTACCTTTATACCGATCGCCCTGCGTATCGTCCTGGCCAGCTGGTGCATGTCCGCGGCATTATTCGCCATGTGAAAGATGATCGCTATACCGTTCCCTCAGGAGAAACCTACCAACTGGAAGTGCTCGATCCACGCGGGCGTTCGCTGCTGTATCGCGAGGTCAAACTTTCTAACTTTGGTTCAGCAGGCGGGCACTTGCTGTTGCCGGCCCAGTCGCCGGTTGGCTCGTATCAGGTGGTGATGAAGTCGAGCAAGAACAAGGAAGAAGCCTACTACGGCAACTTCCAGGTCGCCGAATTCCAACTACCGCGAATCTTCCTCGAAATCGAAACCGAAGAAGACGTTTATTATCGCGGTGAGGTCGTCAAAGGAACGATCACCGCGAAGTACTATCATGGGGATCCGGTTATCAATCGCAATTTACAGTACTTCCTGGATGGCAAGCAAATCGATGCCCAGACCAATAACAAGGGGCAGGTCGAATTCGAGTTGCCGACGCGCGACCTGCGAGATTCCAAGGTGGTACAGATTCAAGCCCGGATGCCCAGCGAGAATGCTTCGACGGCGAAGAGTGTCTTTATTTCGTCCGTGGGCTTCACGATCAACGCTTCGATCGTTCGCGATACCTATTTGAGTGGTGAATCGTTTGATGTTTCCGCCAGCGTAAAAGACCTGGAAGGGGAGCCCCTGGAAACCGATCTGACTCTTTCCGTGATGCGACTAGCCAGCGACGGGCCAGGGCAGGCACAGGAGGTTCTCGTATCGAAGGATGAGCTCAAGTCCAACGCCAAAGGGGAAGCCCGACAGACGTTGACACTTGAAAAGGGTGGCAACTATATCCTTCGTTTCACAGGCGTCGATCGCTTCAAACACGATATCTCTGCCCAGACATCGGTGAATATCTCGGACGAGAACGACCGGATTCGTTTGCATATCCTGGCAGACCGGCACCTGCTCAAGTCAGGCGAAAAGGCTTCGGTTGACGTACACTGGCGTGGGGAACCGACGATGGCTTTGGTGACGTTTGAGGGTTCGAAGATCCTCGACTATCGCCTGGTGGAACTCAAATCAGGCAAGAATGCGTTGAAGTTTGATGTCGATACGTTCTTAGCCCCCAACTTTCAGCTGGCAATCGCGGCGATGACCGACGTGAAGAAGAACGTCAAGCTGGAAGATACCGAGTCCCCGATTCGTTTCCATACGGCAGACAGCGTCTTTGAGGTTGAACGAGACCTGCGGATCGAGCTGAAGTTGCCGAAGAATGCCCAACCAGGCGACACGGTGAAAGCTGAGCTCAAGACGACCGATGCGTTGGGAAATCCGCTTCCGGCCGAAGTGAGCCTGGCCCTGGTGGAGAAGAGCCTGTTAGACCAGTTCCCGCCGAACTGGACCAAGCCAAGCGACTTCTGGCAAGGCAATCCCCGTGTCTTCGCGATGCGGGCAACCTCCAGCATCGACTTCCATTATCAGCCGACAACGGAAGAGATCGACGAACAGCTATTGGCCGAAGAAGAACGTCTGGAAGCGGCCGAGGAAATTCGTCTCGAACTAAGTGACTTCAGTCGAGCAAACAGCCGTGACTTTGACGGTGTAGCGAACGACCCCTTCGGTGCAGCCCCATCCGATGCCAATGCCGATGATTACGGTTCGAATGCCAACACCTCAGGCATGGGTGGCTACGGGGGCGGATTTGGTGGCGGCGGTGGATTTGGCGGTATGATGGGACGACCTGGGTACGCCCAGCCGAATGCCCCCCCGCCTATGTCCGAACTACAAGCGGCAGCCCAACCGCAGTCGCAACGACTACGTGCACGTGCCTCCATCACCGAGAAAGAGCTACTAGCAGGCAAGAAGGTCGTTGCTGGTCAGCGAGAGCTGTACGACTTCCAACTCGGCGAGCAACAGCTTGGCTGGGGAGCCAAAGACGTTCGCTGGGACGACATGTCGACATTCCAGGAACGTAGTTGGTATTTTGATTCTCAGGGGAATGCCAATCTCGGCGTGCAGGTTCTCGATGCCCAAGGACGCTATTCGAATCGAGCCATTCAGGTAGCGGATGGCGGAGTCGCGAACCCTGATTTTCTATTCGCTTTGGTCGACGAAGCCGCCAAAAATGGAGACCTCTTGCTGCCAGGCCTACCGCCTCAGGAAACGGCATTCTGGGCTCCCAACCTCGTTACCAATGAGAAAGGGCTGGCGAGTGTCGAGATTACACTGCCCCCCAATTCGACGACCTGGAAAATGCTATCCAAGGGAATTACCGTCGAAACCTTGGCCGGCGAAACGGAAGCGGAACTGACCGTCGCCAAGCCGCTGTTTGCTGATCTGACCTTGCCAATGGCACTGCAAAGTGGCGATTCGATCAAGATTCCGGTGCGTGTCTTCAAGACCAATGGTAAACCAGCCAAGGTCGAACTAGCTCTGGAAATCAGCATTGGCGAGAAGAAAGTTACGCAAAAGAAAACGATCGAATTCAAGGAGGAAACTGAATACGATCTCCTCATACCACTTGAGATCGATCCGGCTTCGGTGAAGAGTGCTGATCCGGCCGTGGCCGAATTTCGTCTGGAAGTCCGCTCTGGCGACATGGCCGATGTGCAGCGTCAATCGGTGCCCATTCGCTTGCGTAGCTATCGCATTGTCCGCTCGGCAGCCGGTCAGGCCTCAAGTGACATGACTGCCGTTGTTAAGTACCCCGAAGGCATGCCGTGGGAAAACCCGATGCTCCATATCGTGATCGGCCCCAACGTGCGGTCTGATCTGATTAGCGTGCTGGATCCTCCGGTCGTGCCGCTTTATCGCTGTGGAACCATCGCTGCGACACCAATCGACACCCTGACAAGCGATATCCTCGCCGGCATCGCTCTGGAGAACTTACTGAAGCAAAGCCCCGACCAAGGCGGACCTTCGCTCGATTCAGTTAAATCCAAAGTCGATGCGGCAATTGCTTCATTAATCGTCATGCAAAACGACAACGGCGGTTTTAGCTGGAGCGGTTCTCAATCGGCCACGAACCGTTACTCGACGGCTCGGGCCCTTTGGGCATTGGCCGCTGCCCGCAAGGCTGGCCATCGCATTGACACCGATCTCATCCAGAAGTCGGTCTATGCCCTGAAGAACGAGATTCCGAAACTACCGGTGGGCGACTACGACAGCAAGGCGACCCTGCTACATGCGTTGACGATTGCGGACGCTGGCGACTTCTCACTAGCCAATCAATTACATCGCAATCGCCCGTCGTTGACCGCTTCCGGTTGTGCATACTTGGCGCTTACCTTTGCAGAGATGAACCGCAACGATACGGCTCGCGAGTTGACCGACCTGGTCAAAACCAAGATTGGTCAGCAGGGAATCGCCGGTTGGAACAGTTCGGACGTCGAGTCCAAGGCCTTATATGCTTTGTGCGTTCTGGCAACCCAGCCAAAGTCGCCAGAGATGACAAAGGTTGCCCAGGAAGTTCTCCACTTACGCAATGGTCATCGCTGGCTACCCGACAAAGCGACGGGACCTGCGATGATGGCCGTTTGTGGTTGGACATCGGGTCAGACCTTGGCCGCCGACGAGTATCAACTAGCGATCCTGGTCAATGACCAGGCAGTGAAGACCCTGAAGATCGATGCGAAGAGTCTCACCCAATCGGTCGAGATTCCTGCCGATTTTCTGAAGCGAGACAAGCAAGAGACTGTTCGCTTCCAGTTAACCGGGCGTGGTGAGTTCACGTACCGCTGTGAACTGTCGGCCGATGTGCCGCTAGACAAGCTGAAGTCGAATACGTCTCGCTGGTATGTGCGTCGTTATTACGACCCAGCACCACTACGCTTTGATGGCGAAGAGATTCCTCGCGGTTTCGGAGTGGTCAGTGGAAGCTATCAATCGTTCCGAAATGATTTGACCGAACTGCCATCCGGCGAACGTGGCCAGGTCCACGTGAGCATTTATCGCAGCAACGTACGAAATGACGAAGAAGAACAACAGATGGAGTACCTGGTCGTCACCGAGCCTATTCCGGCCGGGGCAACAGTCGATCCGAGTTCAATCAGCGGAAGCTTTGAACGCTATGAGATCCACCCAGGCTACATCTTGTTTTACCTCGGCCCAAGCCGTGGATCGCGTCACCTCAACTACGAACTGGTCGGCATTCAGCCTGGCAACTTCTACACCGGCCCCACACTGGCCCAGGACGTCTACCGCCCGGAAAGCCTGGCCGTGGGAGAGTCGAAGTCGCTGAAGGTTCTCGCCAACGGTGAGGAAAGTAGCGACAAGTATCGACTTACGCCCCAGGAACTGTTTGAACTGGGACGTCGCAAGTTCGAGAAGGGAGATTTCGCCGGTGCCGAAGGTCATTTGACAGAGTTATTCAGCAACTGGTCGCTCGATAATAATCCATTCCGCGAGACGACCAAAATGCTGTTCGACATCCACCTTCAAGCCAACCACTCGGCGGAAGCGGTTAAATTCTTCGAACTGCTGATCGAGAAGTTCCCGGACGAACAAATCCCTTTCGCCAAGCTACTGAAAGTTGGCGACGCCTATAATGAATTGGGTGAATACGAACGAAGCTACCTCGTCTTCCGAGCGACTGTCGAAGCTAACTTCATGGTCGAAAGCCAGGTGGCCGGCTTCCTGGTCGATCAAGGAGAAGTCATCCGCAGCATCAAGGTGATGGAAGACCTGCTTAAGAACTCGCCTCAGGAATCGTACACAGCGATTGCCGAGTATGCGTTGGCAACCGACGTGTATGGCAATGCGGCCCAAGCCGCGGCATCGCGTGAAGCCAAGAACCTGAAACTGACCAAGGTTCACTTCCTGAAGAAATCGCTGCAGATGCTCGAGCAGTTCCTGACTACGCATCCCGAAGATCCTTCCGCGGATGAAGCCGCATTTGCGTTGGCATCAGGCATGACGGAACTCGAGCAGTACGATCAAACGATCAAGCTATGCAAGAAGTTTACGGATCGATATCCCAAGAGTGATTACTTGAGCAGTTACTGGTATCTGACGGCGTTCTGCCACTTCGCCCTGAGCCAACCGGAACAGGCATTAGAGATGTCGGACAAGGTCGCCCAGAGCGTGCCAGCATCGCAGCAGAACTCCAACAGCGTTGCCGCCCAGAATCGCTGGAGAGCCATCTACATCATGGGGCAGATTCATCATTCGCTGAATCAGGCCGCCAAGGCGATTGCCAACTACACGGAAGTGAAAGATCGCTTCGTCGATGCGGCTCAGGCAATCAATTACTTCACGCGGCAAGCAATTTCGCTGGAAGAAGTAACCAGCTTCCTACCGGATGAAAAGGTTCACCTCACCCTCGATTATCGCAACGTGAAAGACTGCGAAATCAAGGTCTATCGCATCGACCTGATGAAGTTTGGCCTATTGCAACGCAATTTGCAGAAGATCACCACGATCAACCTGGCCGGTATTCAGCCGCTACACGAAACGACCATCGCGTTGGGGGATGGTAAAGACTACCAGGATAAGGAGAAGGACGTGCCGCTTCCATTGAAAGAAGAAGGTGCGTACCTGATCGTTGCCCGGGCAGACAACCTGCACGCCAGCGGGCTGGTACTGATCAGTCCTTTAAAGCTGGACGTCAACGAAGATCAAGTGTCGGGACGTGTTCGCGTTACGGTTAAAAACAAGCTAAAGGACACCTACGTCGACGACGTACACGTCAAGGTGATCGGCACGAACAACTCCGATTTCGTTTCCGGCGATACCGATCTACGGGGGATCTTCATCGGCGATGGCATTCGAGGCCGCAGCACGGTGATCGCTCAGGCCGAAAAGGGAGAGTATGCGTTCTTCCGCGGGACGACCGACCTGGCCCTCACACAAGAGGAACTGAATCGTCGTAGCACCTGGCAAGTCGAGCAGGGCGTACAACAAGGCGAGCAGGTCCCCATGCCTCAGATGGATGCCAAACAGGAATTGCTCGAAGGGATTCAATCGGGCAATGGCGTCATTCAGCAAGAGCAACGCCGCAACCTGGATCGGTTCTATCGCAACGACGTCAAGGGAGGCATCAAGAACTTCAAGTTCTAA
- a CDS encoding LptF/LptG family permease gives MLLIDRYLLIQFLKSFLIFFISFTGLFIVIDSFNNLDEFLKYGDQTGSTFGVLWDYYSPRVFTFFGMTSGILTLISAMFTVTWIQRHNEMTALMAAGISQARIVRPVIIAVIVIAILGVLNRELLIPQYMDRLTRNAQDWLGESKKTFQPKFDNHTGVLLNGAATVASDSRIESPNFRLDQSYEGIGNQINGENAYYLAATPEHPSGFLIDNLTKPASTEGVASVDFEGTPLVLMPADHDWLKPNQCFLATELTFEQLTASSQWRDYASTYDLIATLSNRSLDVGADVRTEIHSRIVQPFLDITLLFLGLPIVLRKENRNIFIAIGYCLLLVMCFYAVTLACKAMGSTSWIRPTSLAAFIPLIIFVPIATAMAAPLRD, from the coding sequence ATGTTGCTGATCGACCGATACCTGCTGATACAGTTCCTCAAGTCGTTTCTGATATTCTTTATCAGTTTTACGGGGCTGTTCATCGTTATCGACTCGTTCAACAACCTCGACGAGTTCCTCAAATACGGTGACCAAACGGGAAGTACGTTTGGTGTTCTGTGGGATTACTACAGCCCGCGGGTATTCACCTTCTTTGGCATGACCAGCGGGATCCTGACTCTCATTTCAGCCATGTTTACGGTGACGTGGATTCAGCGTCACAACGAAATGACGGCTTTGATGGCCGCAGGCATCTCTCAGGCTCGTATTGTCCGCCCGGTGATCATCGCGGTGATTGTCATCGCTATTTTGGGCGTTTTGAATCGCGAACTACTGATTCCTCAGTATATGGATCGCTTGACTCGTAATGCCCAGGACTGGCTTGGCGAATCGAAGAAGACCTTTCAGCCCAAGTTCGATAACCATACCGGTGTCCTTTTGAATGGTGCCGCGACGGTTGCCAGCGATTCTCGGATTGAGTCTCCCAATTTTCGGCTGGACCAAAGCTACGAGGGGATCGGCAATCAGATCAATGGCGAGAATGCTTATTATCTGGCCGCCACCCCGGAGCATCCTAGTGGCTTTCTGATTGACAACCTGACCAAGCCTGCATCGACTGAAGGGGTTGCGTCGGTTGACTTCGAGGGAACGCCACTGGTGCTCATGCCGGCCGATCACGACTGGCTCAAGCCCAATCAATGCTTCCTGGCCACGGAGCTTACCTTTGAGCAGCTTACCGCCAGCAGCCAATGGCGTGACTATGCGTCTACCTACGATTTAATTGCCACACTCAGCAATCGCAGCCTCGATGTCGGAGCTGACGTCCGTACCGAGATTCACAGCCGAATCGTGCAGCCGTTTCTCGACATCACGCTGCTCTTTCTGGGCTTGCCTATTGTGCTGCGAAAAGAGAATCGCAACATTTTCATCGCTATCGGCTATTGCCTGCTGCTGGTGATGTGTTTCTATGCGGTCACACTTGCCTGCAAGGCGATGGGATCAACTTCCTGGATTCGTCCCACTTCCCTGGCAGCATTCATTCCGTTGATCATTTTCGTGCCGATTGCAACGGCCATGGCGGCACCACTACGCGACTAG